AAACATGGTCATGTGATGTGTTGTGAAGATATAAAACATCTGCATTCCAACCCCActtgtgattttatttttattctacaaGCAGAATAATTatctacaaaaattaaattaaattagatgaGTTTTTTAGAGGGTGGGCAAGGCAAGTGGGGAAAATTTTGCTTTAATAATTGGAAGTTTGAATCTATCGCTGTCTTGTCTTCGCCCCACAATCCCTTTACATTGGGATTTATGATTCAAAGATGAAATCATAATCGAAGCAGCTGAATGTTTACCAATCAATCCATTGTGAATGCCTAAAGTTCTTTCTGTTTTAAAATACTGCATTCGACATGTACTCACTCATTCCAAAACTCATACTCGAGGGTCgtataaaaacaaaagcaaaagggAGGACACTAAGCAGTGCAATTAGTTAGGAACTTGGAAATCTAGTTCACACCCAAAAAGATAACCCCTCTAAAATTCAcaatgatttcttttttcttttttctttaatcagTAAGTACTTCAGAAACTTATTGAATGTTCTAAGTTTctgaaaaagagaggaaaaatgGGAAGCTCAAAGAGGAAATTATGAAATGCACGAAAAGACAGATTATATGATTACTTGAGAGGGTTGTTGGATCGAGAAAATACATCCAACAGTGTCAGAAACAAATGTTGCGTACCATTTTTGAACATGTGTATTTGGTCATCTTGAGTTAGAGAATCAAATAGAGAAGGACGATTGGGGACTTCAATGAATCTCTTCTTTTCTTGCAACTTCGGCATACCAAGAGTTCCATGCTTCCATGTAATGAGCAAAAAGGTCACTAAGAGCTGCAATAACATTAACACAAAACTCTATCATACAATAATAATGGCAAGGATATGGATTCTAATATGATCACATATGATGTGCAATTGCAGGATCTCTATCCATCTAGTACGGGGTTCTATTCATAAATCCAAAATGAAAGGACGAAACAGTTCCTCTCAGATGAGGAAAGTCTTGTACAATGTCTTTGAGCTATGCTGCTCCCGACTCTTCAATTTTTCTAATGTAGTCATGTTCCATTATCTATATTCGTCCATGGTATGACTCttcagatatatatatatagaaaaacttAGGAGAAAATGCAATATACCCAATATCGACTTAAGAGTTCAAGTAACATATTGAATGTAAGCAATggaatgatatttttaatatttccttAACTTTTTAGTCCAATCACCATGAAGTATCATAAAAGATAGCTCACATTGGTGACGTTACTGAAGTTGGCAGCAAGAAAAGGTGACAGAATCCTTCGGATGCTTAATCAAGCATCCAACTAATGCCAGAATTTTGCAGTGCCACTTATTAATAATGCATGTTCAACGATGTCTATTTTTAAGTAATGAACTAAAGAAGGTACCTTGATTAAGATACTGAGGTTTATAAATAGAAGCAAGGCTCTCCCAGTCCCGAATTGGTCTCACATTTCTGTTTCCTGAGGATATAGCAGCAGGAGTAAAAGGGCCAAATGCAAAACCCTTGGAGCATTGCTTTGAATGTTGCTGCATTTTATGATCATGTTCTACACTATCGAGCTTAATATGCATTCCCGTATTTTCCTTCTGGTTTAACTTCCGATGAATAGAGGAGTTTGCCTTCGTTCTCtttagattttggtttgtaatttcaGTCCCAAACGTCCTCTTCTTTGATTCATTCAATTCCAATGCTGTCGTTGATCCATTGTGGAGTTTGGCTCCCCATCCCAGCCACCTGAATGCTGGTTTCCTGCTTTCGGGGTGATGGGTCTGAAAATCAATCAACCAAATAAAGCTACGTAAGTAGAATTCATGTCGCAGATAAGATTATGTTCGACACgaatatatttacatattctctaagttttttcatatatttggcgGGTCCTTTGAGAGTCATATCTCCATACCCGTAACCGAGTATTTGTCAAGTACAAGTGCCAGACATGAATACTTCAAGGAGTTGGAGCAACATGGATGATAGATTGTACCTTCTCAATTAAATTCATGGAAGAAAACACATTGGCAATGTCATACAATCGTCTCACTTTTGCTGCAAAACAATTACCAGACAAAAGCGTAAGGGATTGACCATTAAAATTTCAGACATGACATTAATAATGGTTTGTTGCTCGCTTACTTCTCACAGCAGTAGAATTGTGGACATCTCCCAGCAAAGCAATCGCTGCACTATCAAGGGTGATCAATTCAGCCTGTAGAAAAATAAATCAGATATTTGGCATAGACCATACAGGACAAATAAACCAGTATATAACAACAAATCCACATAAAGCAGTACGTTATCTTACATCTGAACAAAGGAAAAGCTTGACAAAGTTCTGTGTGATAAGCCAAAgggatttttctctttttgtatCTAAGCAATAAACAATAATGCtgagtaaattaaataaagcaaTTAAAGTTGAAAGTATTTTACAATAAAAGTGTCCCACGCATGAATTGACTGTATGTAAACACAATGATCTCTATTGCAAGTAGTATATTagcaaatcaaaataaagaagaaaagaaactatTACCAGTACGTTTTGATGATTCTGAAAGATTATCTTGCCCTTCATTCTTCACATATGAAGAGTCTGcactttcattttcatctaagaCCTATGCAAAATAGCTCAGCTAGTTAAACATGGCAAGGCCAGAGAATATTAATAAGACCTCTATTACAAAAACAATGTTTTGAATTCCTCAAATTTTACTTCGAAAAAAAGGTACAAACAGAAGGCCAGATTTTTAAGATATATTTAGACCCAATTTCCGCTTATATTAGATTAAGATATTGAAGCTAAAATTTTCTCAGCATGCAGATGGAGTAAGAAAACCAAAGTAGAATTATACCCTTAATGATTTACTGCAATCTGAGAAACAGAAATTCTGTTTAAGAGCCTCTTCCTGTAAGCAGaacacatgataaatcaagttcTTCAGTTTTAAAcgaataaaaagtgaaaaatgaaaTGCAGAAATTTAGAATCTACCTTAAGCTTCTCCAAAGCCTTTGGAATTTCTCCAAAACCCTTCCATAAGTATTggttctttccttttcttgcCACTACCTAAACAAGAGAATGCCAAAAACCAACTCAAACTAATCTATTCACTGAACTAAACCAATAAAAAGAGTCCAAAAGAAACTGCATCTTACTCCGATACTCTCCAATATATTCACTACATCATATATACGACGACGTTCAACTCCTGAAATATGCAAAAGGGTTCCAGTAAAGcaaattaatatgattttaatccaaaattgattttttaatcgaaaattgatttttaagaCTTGAGTAGTCTAACTTAATTAATGGGAATTCCGGTATATCTCCAAGGGTCCAGATTTGAGCGGAAAAATCGATTGAAATTTCgcaataaacaaacaaaatttgaaaaaaaaactgtCAGTAATGATTTCATTTGGCAAcaatgaaaggaaaaaatagAGTATAGACCTAGTTTTGAAGCCGCATCATCCAGTCCAATCGTTTGAACGCTGTCATGATTATACAACGCCAAAAAACTGATACAaaggaatttaaattaaaaaaaaaagagacgtTTAAAGATTGAAcaagataaaatataagaaactTTAAGTagctgaaaaaaaaattacttggaGCATAAAAGGCCAAGAGATTTTTCTTTGCGGCAGTAAAGAGTTCGTGAATTAGATTCAGATTCTTGAGAAGCAAACGAAGACATTGATGTTTTCCCGAGAAAACCAAGATAACAAGAAACGTAAAAAGGAAAATTGgatctatttattttcttgtttggtgagtgagaaagagagagaaaatatgATTGGCGGGTTTGAGAATTCAAACGTGAAATCAGATCTGGTTTGTcctctctttttcattttaattcatgTTGGCATTTGGTTAGTCCCGCGGATTCAAATTGAGATCTTGAACCGCGAATTTACGTAATTACTCTTTTGTCCTTGGCCTTCCCATTGGGCTTATCTAAAAATGGTATAGGCATccaatacaacaaaattaaattaataaatttaatagtaattttacatttacatttactttgtttataaattttagtaatgGTTAGTCAATTAAAAACAATGGATACCCTAAGATTACTTCTAACTCAGTTACtctaaaccttttttttaatccTTGTTTTTATCTTCATCCATATGACCTGAACTCGAAACCTTGTTTAAAAAGCATCAAGCTCCTTACCATTTAACCCAACAAGCATTAGTATatcatgaaaatttttacaatttttttagtGCAAACAATGAACAAAACAATGCAAATTAATACACAAATATCATGTCCACTGAATGATCCCAAAAGAGGAGAAAGACAAACCGACTATAGCCATAACACTCGAAAAATTCAGAAACAAACTAAAAATGTATCACCTTGATCAAACCATTGAAATTGCATCAAAACCCTATCATTATCAGACCAACCTAATGATGAACTCCAATTAACCAAAAAACCACTGCCAAGACCCTAAAAGACCCACCACATCAGTGATGCACAAAATGTCAAATCTCATATAAGACATTgcaaattaataaacaaatgcCATGTCGACTAAATAATCCCAAAAGGAGAAAGACAAACTAACTATAGTCATAACATTCGGGGAATtcagaattaaattaaagatgcCTCGCCTTGATCAAACTATTGAAATTGCATCATAACCCTATCATTATCAGACCAACTTGACGATGATCTCAAATTAACCAAGAAATCACTATCGAGACCCTAAAAAACTCATCACATCGATGATGCACAAAAGATCAAATCTCAAATAATTTATCCTTCTTATCATTATCTTAGGTTCCAATTTTACAATATCATCATTCTTCTCTATCATGAAAAGTCCCTCAAAAAATATTCTCATAAAAGATTTTATAATCATGGttaatttatattaagtaaATCTAATTTCGAAATGCGTATAcgcttgatttattattttatatggcAAAATAACTTGATTATGGAGGCTTTCTATCTCATCCGATCCAATAAGGATGGAATTCTTTTAAGCGGGTTCAAGAGCGGGacgagtttttatttaatttttttaagatcaGATTTTGATTAAATCTACACCGCCCCATCTccaaatattatcaaaatactcctcttttaattttataatttcttttatatattttatttaaaaagttccAAATTTTTGTAAGatttttaactctttttatATGCTAATtaggtattttttatttttataattttttatatatttttattttttatacaatattgaGGGTGGGGACGGGAGTTACACGATTTGAACCCATATTAAACGAGTGTTTGATAAGAGTTTTAATCACCACTTTGTACGTCaagatataatatatttttttttattcaagacATAATACCAaatttagtgcaagatgtttatatcattttttcaatttagccctattctccttcttcttcttttttaaagttaaatttggccttcaatcttttgaaaaagttaaattttatcatcAACATTTCAAAAGAATCGAattgttatttttaacaaaaatactgactaaaacattaaaattttaaacgtGGTAGCTCGCATGGAGATCAACATATacttcatgttttttttatgaattttattttttgttgatgtCGTATATAAGACAAATAATAACATATCAACATGAAATATACGTGAATTGTCACATGTGTTGTCactttaaatcattaaaaatgatattttattcaacatatctataaaaattaatttgactcttttaaaagattaaggttcaaatttaattaaaaaaggaataagggtcaaattgataaaaatatttaaatttgatattatatatttatttaattttataaattttaatataatataaaacatttatttaatatttcaggTGAAGTCATATGAAAgttaaagaatttttatttttccaaagttGTATTAGGATATTAAGTATGGGTTTAGATGGACAATGCCTTTAGTTactgttagtgtaaaaataatggtggtgatgagattaaatactataacgatactatagcgtgagataaaaaataagctaaacgcacTGCACCGAATCTCCCCGTTCATCCAAACTcacactaaatttttaaataaaatcaagtttTAGAGTAGAGTAGGAGTGGAAAATACAAAAATCCAATGAAAGTGGGAGATTGCCATCTCTAATTTAACTGTATTTAGATgacaatttatcaaaatattagaatctgtattaaaaaaattgaggttaccaaaaataatttagaggGCAAAAAGGGAATTTCATGTTAAAGGGCAAAGATTTAAGACTTACCACGTGCGGTTTAGGTGGCAGTGCGCTTAGTTAAAACGGGTGGCGCGCCAAAAGGTTTGGAAAGGCATCGGTATCGAGACTGAAACTGTTTTATTTGATCACGTGACTGTCCTTAGCCACTTAACCTCAATTATTCTgcaaactattattttaaaatatggcgTCGAGTATTAGATTCAATATTGATATTTGCCtaatttttcagaaattttaattgaacttatgtattaagttttttatgttaagtttatttttaataattttaaatttatcttttaaattgataattcaaaactaaatggacctaaaaattgaattaatagcttagtattaaatttatcttttaaaattttttaccttattaaatttattttaatttttaaaatttgttttagcgttagatttatttattttaataatttaatttatcttgtTACACATTTTATGTTTGTTATTGTAGCAcgtttttcctttccctcttctctttctttcatttttttcgactcttctttattttttttcccacAAGTCCCTACCCTagatctttttctcttttttccctattttattaacaattttatagaGGATAAAATAACGAGATTGACAATTAATGACGATGGAGAGGAAcctaaaaaattgatttgaacaaTGGTGAGGCAATCAAATCAATGGATTTCAATTTAATGGGATGCTTTCTTGCAACAAGTGTGGTTCATTTTCAATCTATGCGCAATACGATGGCTCATCTCTACCAACCAACCAATAGTGTCTTCATCATGGATTTTAAGTGAGAAGCAATCTTTTTTCAAGTTCTATTATGAGATTGATGTTGATAGGGTGGTTGAGGGAGATCCTTGGACTTTTAACAACCATCTTTTATTGATTCATCGCTTAAAGAACAATGAAGATCCTATGCAAGTCCCTTTATTCTTTGTCAACTTTTGGGTTCAGATATATTGCGGATaaacccgattaagcaacaaacaagtaaaatcatgaataaattgaaaagatcgaacACAACTATTTTACGTAGAAAACCATTCtgaaaaggataaaaaatcacgagcaaagataattacactaaaatgacaaaaacgaagagtacaaagatggagataaatctgaaccctaaaacccaaaaataaaaaccctcaaaatataaacccaaaattccctaaaagcttgtaaaagctaataGTAAATGGGTTATGGGTTATTTTTCTAGAATGGAAAagggcctatttataggctaaattcgtaggtcaaataatattaaaataacctacatTAATCAGAGTTTGAACGGgacaaataatcaaaatttgactGGAAGAATAAAACTGAGAAAATTGCATAATACGTCGCCTCGTCATGACATGGTTGCTGCATCGTCGGGACGCCCTTCATCGCGTTGTCGGGACAACGCCTCTTCCTCATAGGTATGTCAACTTTTTTTGGCCAAAAATGCAAGGCATACTctacaaatctccaccttgactcgtatttCCATAACAACTTCTTTGCTAAAGCTCGCCACTGGCCTATCTCGAACAATGCAGGTTATTAACTGAGTTGAAGTTGTGCTTAGAAActagaagacttctagccttcgacttgtgtactgccaaatcaaaactaacctaGGACTGGTTTCCACGAATGTAGTACCCTGTCTTTTCAAAACCTATATaaaaaagagaacctctcttatATGAAACAGTcatacattttttttgttttatgaccaagttgcctccactTCAAATGAGTCGACTTCAACTTCTTAACAGACAAAGGACATAATGTTTCACCGGTTACCGTTGATCCTttcagaatataaagactgtcaATCCTTTTACCTTTCATAAAAACAAAAGCCTCGtgagatactttaatgccgcTTGAATCGATGTTAATTCTACAACTCTTCGAGTCTAAATTTCCCAATGAGATGagatttctctttaaatcaggtacatacctaaCGTCTGACAGTGTCCTGATTATCCCATCGTGCATCCTGATCTGATCTGAATTGTACCAATATCGATTACCTTATTAGGTAAACCATTTCCCATActcacaactccaccttcaactgaactgtatgtggagaaacAGTACTTGTTGGGACACATTTGGAACAAACACTCAAAATCTAAGATCCACTCGGACGTAAGCTCGGAGCTTTCGCTTGTTGACaccaacaagaaatcatcacccttTTCATcagccaaattagcaccaactaAATCTTCTTCTTTACTCTCCGCAGcccttttatttcgcagtttgtAACAATCTACCTCAatgtgacctaacttcttacaaCAACAACATCTCTTGTCTTGCTTacttgatgctaccaaaattgAGGCTTGCCTATCTAACTTGATATCCAAACAAAACTCATTTTTGAGTTTATCTTTGCTCAACAGATGACCCTTCATATCCTCGAATGAGAGATTATTCTGTCGTAAATTAGGTCTCTCTAAAAGACTTGTATGATGGGGGTAAAAAGCACAATAATAGCAGAGCCTaatcttcatcatcaatttgAACCTCAACATTCTCTAAATCATGCAAAAGAGTAATAAagtgactgatgtgatctctaaggtGCTCACATTTGTTCATGTAGAACGTGTACAaccgttgtttcaacactaatcGGTTAGTTAGAGACTTTGTCGCGTAAAGGGTTTCTAATATTTTCCATAGGGTGTATGccattttctcaattaacacctcATGTAACACATTATTTGTTTGGCATAATTGAATTGtgtttatcaagttaattacaagttaagtaattactaatctaatcgagtTGGAAATTATTAGTGtaagttcaaataaaataagatttgagCTATATCtaaatcaacaaataaaaatatcaaactaactttcttccttttttactAGAAACAATGCAAATGGATTGAAATGATGGTTGAATGAGTCATGGATTATTAACTAAGCTAATAAATCTATGATGATTATATTGTTTGCTACTCCTAGCTAGGAATCTTCTCTCAGTCTCGTCTATCTAAATCTTCTACTAGAGGCATCAATTCTAGTGTAATATGCAATTTAATACACTTGAGAAGACAATCAATCAAGGCATAGATAATAACTTAACTAAGTAACTCACTCATCAATCAACCAATAAAACAATTCAGCACATGATTAAACTTAAATTCCACACAAGCATTTTAACAAGCACATAGTAGGCATAGAATATAAAAGATAAAGGTTTAGAAAATGCttattaatagaaaaacatCTGATGAAGCACGAGCCTTTAGTACATCTCCATCCACAAGGTtccaacaaaaatgaaaaaaaaaatactacaacaaaaacaaaaggaaagagaaatgaaaagcaaaaaaaaaatgtaaacctaaactaaaaactATGAAACTAAGGAGAAAATGTTTAgccaaca
The window above is part of the Gossypium raimondii isolate GPD5lz chromosome 9, ASM2569854v1, whole genome shotgun sequence genome. Proteins encoded here:
- the LOC105798285 gene encoding E2F transcription factor-like E2FF → MSSFASQESESNSRTLYCRKEKSLGLLCSNFLALYNHDSVQTIGLDDAASKLGVERRRIYDVVNILESIGVVARKGKNQYLWKGFGEIPKALEKLKEEALKQNFCFSDCSKSLRVLDENESADSSYVKNEGQDNLSESSKRTDTKREKSLWLITQNFVKLFLCSDAELITLDSAAIALLGDVHNSTAVRTKVRRLYDIANVFSSMNLIEKTHHPESRKPAFRWLGWGAKLHNGSTTALELNESKKRTFGTEITNQNLKRTKANSSIHRKLNQKENTGMHIKLDSVEHDHKMQQHSKQCSKGFAFGPFTPAAISSGNRNVRPIRDWESLASIYKPQYLNQALSDLFAHYMEAWNSWYAEVARKEEIH